TGAAGCCACGTGTTTGATGTGGTCTTAAAGTGTCTAATCGGGCTCCCAGGACTCAGATTAGGTCTCCAGGTGTCTAATCTGGTCTCTGATTAAATGTCCAGGACTTTTATCAGGTCTTTATGTGTCTAATTTGGCCTCAAGGTGTCTGATAAAATGTCCAGGATTTAGACTAGGTCTGATATGGTCTTTACTTGTCTAATCTGGTCTCTGGTTCTCTTATAAAGTGTAAAGGACTCTTACCGAGTCTTTCTGTGTCAAAGGTAGTCTAAAGTAGTCTCTGGGTGTCTGATCAAGCTCCAAGGACTCCGATTATGTATCAAGGTGTCTAATGTGGTCTTTATGGGTCTAATCTGGTCTCTGGGTGTCTCAACAGACTCCCAGGACTCACACTATGTGTCAAGGTGTCTGATGTGATTTTAAGGTGTCTAACCAGCTCCCTAGGTGTCTGATCTGGTCTCTGGGTGTCTAAACAGACTCCTAGGACTCCGATTATGTCTCCAGGTGTCTGATGTGGTCTTTACGTGTCTAATCTGGTCTCTGGGTCTCTGATAAAGTGTCCAGGACTCGTCCCGGTTCTCTTGGTGTCTAACTGGTCAGGTCTTCAGGTCTATAATCAGGTCTCTGATCCGGTGTCCAGATTTCTTATCTCTGATATTCTCCATCTGATCATCACATCCTCCatcagtatataaatataaatatattgatatttattatattttttgggaGAGGAATGCAGACTTGATCAGAGTCCTGGATCAGATGCAGATCCTTCTGGtgctagattttttttttttttttttttatatatatattttaaaactcTGAAACGTTTTTTCTCACAGCGACCTCCACTGCCAGCTCTCTCAAGCACCACCATGCGATGTGGTTTTCAGACGGTAAACTAGTCCCACTTCCTGCTCCgcctccttttttaaaatcccaCGATTCAAAGCCAGGATTTGTTTTGGCGTCACGACGATAAACTTTTTTGTGACGTCGAAAAGTGCAGATCGTCTAATTTGGGGAGAAAATGCAGATTTAGtcctcaaaaaatgttttgcgtCGTCAATCGACAGGATTAAATAGTCTcagtttttggggttttaatCCAGGTGCTGGTTCCACTTTCTTTAATGGGAGGAagtgctgctttttattttagaacagtatgaacaaaaaaactcccaaattttatttttctctccactgtttttttggtttatttctcCTCCTGCCGTTTTGTACATACGACTCTGTAAAACTgtaataaattagtttttgatCATGATTATTCTGGAAAACCTGAACGCCACACAAGGaggttttgtagttttttttttagtttacacACCAAAGGGGATAAATTTGCTGCAGATTTCTccactcttgtttttttttttgtgtcctgtGAAATTTCTTtccattatttttgaaaaataaaaatatcactGCCTTGAAATGATATCAAGATTCGGTGAGACGGAAAGCACAATGTCcagatgttttcagttttcCTGCTTCGGATCATCTTCTGGAGCGACGTTGgtgcagaaatatatatttcatgttaCGACTCTGCTCTCTAGAAAAGCTTTAGAAGTCTGGTTTGCGTTGGACGTTCTGAGTGACGTTTTGgatatacatttttagatttttctttttgtttagtttttttttttttttgttcattcacATGAGACCAGCAGCGTTTTGCACAAGATGAGAGGAGccatgtcaagaaaaaaaacagacttttcttCTACGACTATGTAAAAACCAGCTTGTGAACTTTTCAGTTGAGTCAGAGTGGTTTTCTAATAAATGAACAATTTTGTACAATTATCGATTATGTGGTTTATTTCTTTAAGTGATTATTAAGTTCATTACATTCAAGCACAACAGAGGAAACTCTGTAGAGCAGAAATACCACAGTAAGATGTATTAATGGATcaattcaacaaaaacaacataatcgCACCACAAAGCCTCGTTATGTCTACTTCCAGTGGAATACACTATTAAcgaaaatgtctttattttattttttaacattaacaaaacTTGTTAATGCaatagattcatttttttacatttatatagtCTCTTATTTGACACACGGTTGACCTAAGTGTCCCGTAAAAACATCAGTCCTACTTTAAATTTGTAAAACCAATGTGAAGATGTGACGTCATACTGacacttatatttatatttatttgctcTCATGGGGTCACGGTTAATAGCTCTGTTTACGTAcctttagcttagcttagcttagcttagccttTAGCTATCTCCGAATCACATGAGACCATCGTTCTGCTTGTGGAAGGTTCCTTCTGGATTTCCCTTCTGTCTTACAATACAAAAGAATAGTACAAAGTGGATTAATCTCAGATTGGTCATTATATTTGGAAGTCTTAATTAATGTGCTGTAGTTCTTTGTTATGACCACTGGGGGGCAGCAGACAGATCGCTAACTCAACTAGTACGACAACATTAAACAAGTAATTCTTACTTATTGTGAGAATGAGGAATACTTAATTGTATATTTCCAagtactttaaaatataataaaatggtAAACATGTTTTAGGAGAATCTTAACTTTTTCCTGCTGAGTGTCTTTTTGAAGGGTTTGCCCTCCAGTGGTGAAAGAGAGGAACTGCAACACTACGTTAAATTAATCAAACAGACGGTGTAATACTGGTTCCAATTAATATTTTCAGAATACTTTGACCAAAGTGAAGCTAACAGAACCAAGCCAACATCATGCTCTACGCTTATCTACTACAtatcagaggtaaatattgtactttttactgtactacatctgagaggtaaatattgtactttttactctactaccttacttcagtgtggtattagtacatgaaggatctgaatacttattCAAACCCTGCAGTTTGTCACATtctaaagagaaataaatacatattaacaaAGATATCTGCTCCAacatttgtctttaaattaAAAGGTGAATACTACCTGAAAAAGAATCAGTATTAAGTCTGATCAGCctgtaaatacattatttttcttactcCACTTCCTGACAACTACGAACATCGGCCTCATTACGTCACAAACTCTGCAAAAAAGTTATCAGTTTACATAATTTGACCTTTATTGAACAAAATATCCACGATGACAGCAGTGAGAACAAATGCAGTGCGGATGTTTGACCAGCAGATGTCGCTGTTTTTACCGTCAAACACTCCGTTTCACCAGTTTACTCTCCTTCAGCAGTGAGTTCACGTGTTCTCAAGAAATCTGTACCATCGACTGGAGCCCCCCCCATGTCCATGAAGAAAAACTGACTTCAGATCAGCCGAAAAACAGAATCAGAAAAGCTGAAATGTTGTGAAGACTTTAAGATTGTTAGAAACAAGATTTGTTCACCAGACAGACCAAGAaacataataaagaataaaactgacagcagacaaatacatttgtgaaaagGTGAACATCCAGAGTTCTCTTTAATCCTAGAAAGTCTTTGATACTAAATAACAATTacgttaaaggaatagtttgatatttttaagGGAATACACGTAATTTGATTTCTTGCCGAGAGTGAAACGAGAAGCTCGATACCATTCTCATGTTTGTGTGATAAATACAGAGCTGGAGCCCGgaggtgattagcttagcttagcataatcactggaaacaggggggaaCGTTAGCCTGGCTCAGTTCAAAGTACAAATAACAAacagctcactaattaacacgtttcatcttgtttgttttatttgtacaaaaacaggaattttaaatatttatgagtAGTTTGTTGGCCACCAGCGACCGGGTGCAGTGACAtcccaaaacaacaaactattcctttaaaacaagACGGCGCCACATGAGACGGTACTGATGAGGGCAGAACAGGATATCGAGGACAGAAAACAAGATTCTGAGCTGCAGTTCTCTTGATGGAAACTGATGGCgaatagatttttgttttgttgacttgAGCAGAAAACGATTAGTCAATTAATTTTGATGATCGATTATCACAGTTTGAACAATTTCAagtaaaaatgtctaaatattctGTGTGAACACCCTCTCAGCtgtgaggatttgttgcttatctcttttttacataattattaatatgCTAAATGGACAAAATAAGACATTGAAGAAGTAAACTTGGACTATAATTTTACCAATATATCAACATTTTATAGGTGTAACTGGTGGATTCAACAATTATAATCATTAGTCCCTGATAAACTAAACTTCTCGTTTTATTtataaacagttaaaatattCCACAAAGTCCGACTGTGTAAACTGTACTATATGATGATTAGTTTCCTCACAGATTCATCAATAACCTTTCAGCTAACACTCTTATATTCAAACTCTCGTCCTCCTACAGCGGCAGATTtatgtaaatactgtaaatgatTGTCAACGCAAAAATAATTCAACGTAACAGCTCGATTATTTTAAAGGAGACAGTTcagcaaaaaaactaaagttcaCTTCTTCATCCTGAAGGTCAAAACTGTAAAACTCAAGAACAATATCTCTTCattaaaaaattacaattaatttTTTCAACTAATGAGCAGTTTTATCTTCATGGAGGCAGTAAAATCGCTTCAATTATCTCAAGAGTTTAGTTTAACATCAACTTAAAAAGGTCTAATTTGTAACTTTAAGAATTAAAAAGACTAAAAAGGAGTAGACAAATGCTGTATATGTTGTTGAATTGCATtgaaatgtacttaaaatatcccaaatatttcaacaattttGATTTGGTCGCCTGTCTGTAGCGTCATATCCTCTTCAGTCTACCAGAAGCTGCATTAACTGACTTTTTATGCAGGTTTAAGTCACATttctagtgttttttttagcttttaattTAAACCGGATGAAGGATTTAGTCAGAGAAAACATTATCTGCTTAATTCAGAGTTTTAACCAGCgggtctgtttgttttggagagGAGACCTTTGTGGAAAAAACATGAACACTTAAATAAGAAGACAAAAACTTCCATGTAGATTTttggtgaactgtccctttaaaacttTTGATGAACAAGTTTAGTAAGCAGAGAAAAATAGGAGGAGGTGAGGTTTAACTTTCACAGTGAcggattattaaaataaacaaataaaaaaagagcagcaggTTTAGCAgattgtgtctttgttttcctgctgcttAAAACTAAAGATTAAAATACTTAACTTATCATCTTGTGGCTGAGTTTAACATCTACGAGGTGTCAAACTGTTAATAAATGAAGGCGACGCACAGATCAACAGCTACAACAActgaaagtcatttttaaaaacgGATCTGTAAACAAAACCTTAAACGAAGGCCCCGAGAGTCAAAGTAAAAGCCGAGGAGCTTTTAAGGAAGCACATCTTTTCTCCAACAAGGCTTCACAGAGACTGAAGAAGAGCCGGAGGATAGTTGGGTGACAATCCGTCCGTTAACGTGGAAAAGAtcaaaaaacactgacagggttttaaaaaaaatatatcaatatcattTCCTCCCAGAGAGTTGGTCACACGAGAAAACTTGTTCACAGAAGTCAGAAtacagaaaaaagaaggaaagttTCTTAAAATCCCTGGATTTAAGAATGGCAAGGAGCTGAGTTTGCGGAGGAACGGTATTTCAGGTACAATAACTTATATTTTgctgtgaaaaacacacaaaaaaaaatgggcGAAATATGGCGTTTACAACACAGTCATCCACATAGAATTCACACTCCCATGTATTTCATTGCTCAACACATTGTCTGAAATGACGATGCTGCTTTGCATTCCGAAGGAGTATTAAGGCCATtctaagtaaaaaataaataatctataataataatctatggAGTCAGCAGAGGGCGGTGATATTCACAGAGTAAAACTCAGAAATTCTCAGactaaaatcacaaatttacaagaaaaaattGTTTCGTTAAACACTGCAGAAACGTGATCTGAATGGtgcaaaatatattcattatataAGTTTTCATTTATATCCATTAAAGAACACAGacagaacatgaaaaaaaaccgCGTATATGCATCTTCGCTGTACCACGTTTTTACTCAATTTGAgttttttccaaacaaatctATAACTTTATAgttagtttatatatatatatttttaagatttttatcTGGAAAATTTCCTGGAAATACATTAGAAAGTCATCCACAAATAATTCACACTTCCATGTatttgatgtaaaaataaatattctatgGAACTGAGTAATATTCAGACAGATAAACACTCAAATTGTGAGATAAAAGTTGTaaattttaaagtaaatttttCTTGGCCGTACTACTTTTTTCCTCAATTTAAGTGTTTTACCCACAAATCTTTAACTTTTTAATCTCAAAGAATATCCACGTTTTCTTCTTATAAATTAAAGATTTTTATCTGGGAAATTCTGATTTCTTTTcccatgaaatattaatatttcatatacCATGAAATATTAACTCTCCTCTCCCAgatctgttatttatcttttagGTTTTACCTAAAATGGCTTTAATACGCCGCCGGAGGTTAAACACTAGAAATCAAGCGTTAGCattacattaatgtgttttaaagttaaaaattaGTTAAAAATTAAAGTTGAGCCAGGTAACTTTTCGCTTTTTATGTTCACACCTTAAAGCTGATTAGAAACCCAGTTCTGAGTAAACAAACTGAGAAATCTCTTTCCTCCAGGAAGAATTACTGCTGTTAGCCAGTTAAAACCTGCGAGTGAATAAGACACACTGAATCTACGTCTCTGCAGAAGTAAAACTGATAAACGCAGCAGATCATTAATACTTTAAGTTTAATCTATTTTCTTGCTAGAGAAATATTGCCTCGGGTGGAACTCACAGCTGTTTCTCGTTGTGATTTCCAGGTTGCATAAAGAAACTCTGACCAGTAAATTACAGCAAAATACTGTGTGAAGCTCCTGGAAAATGATCTGGAAGTAAACATTCTGGGAGGAAATGACTGATTTTGTTTCCAGActcaacaaacagaaaaaaagaaaaaatccagccaaaaaaataaaaaaagaggctcCATTAAAACACCAGAACTTTCCAGCCAGTGTGGACGAACGAGGATCCGAAGAAGAGGCAGTCCACCGCCTGGTCCACCAGCCAATCAAACACTACCTCCCGATTCCCGGAGCCGATGGTGACCCGCAGCTTGAAGTGGCCCCCCCCCTCGCTGAGGTTGTTGTTGCTGACGGGGAACAGGTTCACTAGCTCCATGTCAAAGGTCACGGCCGAGCCCAACATGACGGCCGGCAGCTGGTTGGTCATCTCTTTACCGTTGACGAACACGGCTCCTGAGAggaaaacatcaacacaaacactggactGTTACTAAGGACGGGAATCATTAGGATTATTATCgatactcttatcggttcttttttattattttgtgagaaaaaaaaagacgatTAATTAAGAGAAGAAGCAATATTTCTTaattattcttgtatgtaaacaaatctGGGCTCAAGTCCTGAGTCATGCCAAGAAAATTAGTGCTGAAAAGTGTTTATGATTGAACAAAACGATAACTAGGGATGAGTATCGTTAGGATTTTAATGGTACTAGTACTCTCATTGATACTGCTGCCGTCCGGttccttatcaatactcttatcggttctttttgattatattgtgcGAAAAGAAGACATtcattgaaaagaaaattgacATTGCCTTACTAATAATGTATGTAAACCAATAGTTTGTCTTGAGCAGCAACACAACAAGttccaaaatacatttgttgctaaacaattagctaagAGAGTGGAACGTTTCTCTCTGAAACACAGTGGAGAGTAAAAAGAAAGTGCAGCagctttgtgtgtttaattgtAGTTTAGTTTGAGCATCAATTCAGAGTTACGCCAAGAAGATACAATCTAATTATAACGTAGAGTTAAAGATGCTCTGCAGAGTAAACAGACTCCTTgaggtcaaacaaacatgttggaAGCATTTCCTTCAACATAAAACATCCATTTGTACTAAAGCTGAGTTTTGTTTAGAAAAATAAGATACCAGTTGCCTTAAAGTGAcactgactttattttttttatctactgtAAATGGAGGCATTCACAAAAATGCTGCCTCAGCATTGATTTTAATCAGATCAGTGTTGGTGGCATCTCTAAACGTTGAACCCCTGAAATACGAAGCGCTCCACGTCACCACAGCAATCACACAAGAACGCTTGTGGTGATTGgctgaaagcaaaacaatacaaatagtatttttttctaGATCTGTGTACAAAAATGTGTGATTGCAGGAATAATTTAATGGAAGAAGTTTTTATACTACGAGGTACTGAGTTTCTTCTGTGTGTTCGGTCGCCTCTAAAATactaaaattaaatatattactttctcctttttaataaaacagcttcttataagtctcttaaattgatTTACTGCACAAAGTGAAATATGGCTATGCGACAATGTTTTGATTACATTGGACTTTGTTAAATTATCTGTAATTTAACTACAAGCTTAAGAATATAACCTTCTttatcctttaaaataaaacataaaaggacACCGTCGGTGTCAGCGTACCGTTGGTGGAAATGCAGACGGCCTGATCTCTCTGCAGAGACTCCGTTCCTTTCCTGCTGTCCACGCACACACCCAGACTGTCCCTCCGATCCATCTGACCTGTAGcgcacacatccacacacacacacacacacacacacacacacacacacacacacacacacacacacacacacacacacacacacacacacacacacacacacatccaaacaaAAGAGATAGGATTTACTCCTGAGTCTGAGACTGTGAGACAAACCCTCATCTATAATCTAtaaagtatctgtgtgtgtttgagtctttTGTGCGTACTTGAAGGTGAGCGTCTGGCCGCAGAAGTAGGTGGGTGCTTTTGAGTAGAGGATGGGGCAGCGCGAGTGGGAGGAGTCATTGCGAAGAGCGAtgttcctcctgctgctgaggATGTAGCCCTCGGAGCCCGGACACCACTCTGCACATCAGGAGACAAACACACGTTAAACAACTGGAACATTTAAGTGAGACTCACTGAACGCTGCAACGTCTGATTTGGCTTGAATGCATCATTAAGAAATCCGAGGAAAGATCTCTCTAATCCTGGACTAATAAAGACCTCTGAGTCTTGACCCACCGTGCGGTGCCAGAGTGGTGTACCCGGTCTGCGGGATGCTCCAGGGGCTCCACTCGGTGCGGCCCTCCCCGCGGGCGCAGACCCTGAACAGGTAGTCCGTGTGCGGGTCCAGGTGGAGGACCAGGAACTCACTGTCCCGACCGATGTAGGCGTCCTCGTACTGGCTCCCCCCGCTGCCGGAGCGCCGATGCTGCAGCCGGTAATCCGCAGGAGCAAAGTCCTCGTCGACCTTATGatgtcataataatattaataataataataatgccgTTTGCATCACTGTGAGTGTGTTCTGACGCCTCGCTGACCTTACACCAGCGGACCAGGATGCTGCCCGGTCTCTCCTGCAGCTCGTCTATCTGGACCGGCGGGTGGGAGGAGACGGAGCCGAGGCGGGACACCCGGTCCCTCAGGAGAACCAGCAGGGAGTCGTCCAGCTGGGCCGAGACACACGGCACGTCCACCAGCGCCGGAACCTCTGGAAGGCTGGAAGACGGACAGAAAACCAGAAAGAACCAGAATCAGAACTTTATTGCACAAAGCAGTAGATTTTTATGAGCTATTCTACTTTTTACTCAACTAAAAATTAGAAAAGGTTTAGTCACGGatttgttcattaaatgataatgactttgctgttttaaatgAAGTTATATAACAGGTAGGGATGCCCCCAGAAGCTTGGTTCTAAACAGGAACtggttttaaatgagaaaaaccCAGAGTACTATATAGTATATGCAGACCAGAGTTAAGAGTTCTGCTATCGGTACTTTAAAAGTTCTGGAGTGAGATAAGATCCAACTGAGGCTACATTTTCCTCCAGTAGACGCTGAGAACActcgttgtctcaaactcaataaaaccctcacaagttaagggaggaaacagcagcagtttatcacaacatctggacaacaagcagaacatcagtctgcagaaatgatcagttttctactgtttggagatcagccgtccatcctcgtccactgcaggtaacgttcgtttgatcagaagaacaggatcatcaatGAAAGATCATCACTGAGATAATTGATTagctgagaatgtgttttaaagcttcttgtgttgctgctcaagaaaaacatttttttacaatacaagaataataaagaaatgtagaTTATGTACTTAATAAATTGTCTTATTTTCtcacaatatataataatcaaaaagaactaatcaataagagtactagtattgaTAAGTGGTCCCTCGTCTCATCCCACCTGTCCAGTTGGATGTGCATGGCCTTCTTGGTGAAACTGCCCAGTTTGTCCTCTTTCTCCCCGAGACCACAACGCAGAGCTGCTTCCCCTGGAGACACagactttatttaaatacttaacACCTGTAGGACGTTAGTATATTTTATtaggatattttaaatatgtatgatGTAACTCTCTGGAATtgattgtgacattttataaaaaaaagtacaaaggcaactaatgtgtatttttagatGTGGATTAATAACTGTTTAGCcacaaaaatgtcagaaaatgtcatctatgaatgtcttgttttgtttgaca
This genomic window from Anoplopoma fimbria isolate UVic2021 breed Golden Eagle Sablefish chromosome 11, Afim_UVic_2022, whole genome shotgun sequence contains:
- the crlf3 gene encoding cytokine receptor-like factor 3 — its product is MSVEVDLLLQEAKESIEAAQNYRSELQQRVNGLNQARKQVRGSSGQAREALRRHFTELQAAASRLLSERLDALLTEVDAIEADSVKPLDDCQSLIEHGLGQADELLREGEAALRCGLGEKEDKLGSFTKKAMHIQLDSLPEVPALVDVPCVSAQLDDSLLVLLRDRVSRLGSVSSHPPVQIDELQERPGSILVRWCKVDEDFAPADYRLQHRRSGSGGSQYEDAYIGRDSEFLVLHLDPHTDYLFRVCARGEGRTEWSPWSIPQTGYTTLAPHEWCPGSEGYILSSRRNIALRNDSSHSRCPILYSKAPTYFCGQTLTFKVCATGQMDRRDSLGVCVDSRKGTESLQRDQAVCISTNGAVFVNGKEMTNQLPAVMLGSAVTFDMELVNLFPVSNNNLSEGGGHFKLRVTIGSGNREVVFDWLVDQAVDCLFFGSSFVHTGWKVLVF